A single region of the Musa acuminata AAA Group cultivar baxijiao chromosome BXJ1-11, Cavendish_Baxijiao_AAA, whole genome shotgun sequence genome encodes:
- the LOC135596604 gene encoding transcription factor MYB46-like — translation MMRKNELTGDSTNVDGNSKLRKGLWSPEEDEKLMNYMLRNGQGCWSDVARNAGLQRCGKSCRLRWINYLRPDLKRGAFSPQEEELIVHLHSILGNRWSQIASRLPGRTDNEIKNFWNSTIKKRLKNSTNTGDPNPKAAIGSFAGAKEHQRQSVYTHSSPPSSSSSSSVHGFSVGNQYDLLPLPGAAGCGVTRVEDSYFHEPQDLAQVGMEMPMVKGGLMGAGCELFVPPLESSQEENAMNDTSGVDVSDGGGVFWEGENMRVAQWELGDLMKDASFPFPWFPS, via the exons ATGATGAGGAAGAATGAGCTGACCGGCGACAGCACCAACGTCGACGGAAACAGCAAGCTGCGGAAAGGACTGTGGTCACCGGAGGAGGACGAGAAGCTGATGAACTACATGCTCAGGAACGGGCAAGGTTGTTGGAGCGACGTGGCGAGGAATGCCGGCTTGCAGCGGTGCGGGAAGAGCTGCCGCCTCCGCTGGATCAATTACCTGAGGCCTGATCTCAAGCGCGGCGCGTTCTCCCCCCAAGAAGAAGAGCTCATCGTCCACCTGCACTCCATCCTCGGCAACAg GTGGTCTCAGATTGCGTCACGTTTGCCTGGGCGGACTgataacgagatcaagaacttttGGAACTCCACCATCAAGAAGAGGCTAAAGAACTCAACCAACACCGGAGATCCAAATCCCAAAGCAGCAATTGGAAGCTTCGCCGGTGCAAAGGAGCACCAGAGGCAGTCCGTGTACACGCACTCATCACcaccttcgtcttcttcttcctcgtccgTGCATGGCTTCTCTGTAGGGAACCAGTACGACCTCCTGCCCCTTCCCGGCGCCGCAGGCTGTGGCGTGACCAGAGTAGAAGACTCCTACTTCCACGAACCACAAGATTTAGCTCAAGTTGGCATGGAGATGCCGATGGTGAAGGGAGGCCTCATGGGTGCAGGATGCGAGCTGTTCGTGCCCCCTCTCGAGAGCAGTCAAGAAGAGAACGCCATGAACGATACGAGTGGCGTTGATGTGAGTGATGGTGGTGGAGTGTTTTGGGAGGGTGAGAACATGAGAGTGGCGCAGTGGGAGTTGGGAGACTTGATGAAGGATGCGTCCTTCCCCTTTCCTTGGTTTCCAAGTTGA